GAAAGGAGTGCCCTGTGACAGTCCACGAAATGTACCCCTATCTGAGCGTCAAGAACGCGGCACAAGCCATTGCGTTCTATACCGAGGTATTTCAGGCCACAGAGAAGTTCCGCCTGACCGAGCCGAGCGGTCGTATCGGCCACGCTCAGCTCGACTTCAACGNNNNNNNNNNNNNNNNNNNNNNNNNNNNNNNNNNNNNNNNNNNNNNNNNNNNNNNNNNNNNNNNNNNNNNNNNNNNNNNNNNNNNNNNNNNNNNNNNNNNNNNNNNNNNNNNNNNNNNNNNNNNNNNNNNNNNNNNNNNNNNNNNNNNNNNNNNNNNNNNNNNNNNGATCCCTTTGGCCATCGCTGGAACATCGGACACAGCATCGAAGAGCTGTCTCCCGAGGAGATGCAGAGACGTTACACCGCAATGCTGAAAGGACAGTCCGCCTAACCGGCCACAACGGCGTCGTGCGCGTCGCTGACGCCCATATCCGGGTGGCGCCCGTGGCAGCGTTCAGGGATGCAGCGCCGTGCTGTTGCGCTCGACAATAAACGTGCCGCGGCGCTCGACGAAGTCGCTCACCGCCTCAAACAGCGCCTCGGGCCGGTCGGCCGCAATATCGTGGCCCGCATCATAGCTCAGGGCGTAGTAACACTCGGGCAGACGCTCGACGTACAGCCGGCCCGTTTCCGGTGGGATGGCGGGATCGTTCGTGCCGAACAGCACCAGGGTTGGCGCCCGTACCTCGCCCAAGCGTTCGACCAGAGCAGTCTCAGCGGCAGTCTCAGGCAGCAGCACCGTTGGTGATATCAGCACCAGCCCGTCAATGTGCTCCGGTGCGTCAACAGCCTGCCACACGGCCAGCGCGGCCGCGTCGTCGCTGCCGATCACCACATAGTGATCCAGACCAATCGTGGCGACCGCCCGGTTCAGTCGGCTGGCGACCACGGCCCGGTCTTGGTCATCTTGGTCATCTTGGTCATCTTGGTCCGCCGAGGCCGGAAGCTCCAGGACGACGACCCGGAACTGCTGGGCCAGCAGGCCGGCAAAGGCAGACAGCCGCAGCTCAGACTCCAGTATGAGCACCGGACTGCCCTGCCCGGCTTCCAGATACCGCAGCGGCTTCCCGTCCAGCTGTATGGAGCGTTCGGCACTCGGTCCGCTCATGGCATCCCCCCGGCCTACGCCCCGGCCGTAGCCGCAACGCCCAGGTGACAAACGCGGGGCAAGACCTCGGTGGCAAACAGCCGCATCGACCGCTCGGCTTCTTCGAGGCTGATCCCGGCCCCGCCAAAGCCGATATCCAGCACCCCGACCCCGGTGGTTTCATGGAAATCCGTGATCTGCCTGACCACGGTATCCGGACTGCCGCAGAAGCGCAGCTCGCCCAGTCCAAAACCGGGCTGGACCTGGGTCGGGGGCGGGATCGCAGCCCCGCGGCCCCGAAACAGGTTGGCCGCCCCGTCCCCGCTGAAAAAGCGGCTCTCAAGCTCGGCGGCCCCGGCATCGTCTTCGGCCACCACGCCAAAGCAGCGGTACAACAGCTGCTCGGGAGTCGGCTGCCAGCCGTGCTTGGCGCATTCCTGCTTGTAGTGGCCGGTCATCTGGGCCGTGATATGGCCGGGATAAAACGACACGCCCAGCCCCAGCTGGTGAGCGGCCGCAAACGAGGCCGATTCCAGGCTGTTGCCCGAATAGTACAGGGGTGGATGGGGCTGCTGGACCGCCCCCGGCCACACCGACACGGTACGGAAACGGTAGTAACGCCCCTCCCAGCCGAACGGCTGCGGCTCGGTCAGGGCACGGGTAATCAGCAGGCTGGCCTCCTGGGTGCGAGCCCGGGTCTCATCCGGGTTGGTCCCGTAGGCCAGAAACTCGTTCGGCGTACCGCGCAGAAACAGGATCACCAGACGGCCGCCGCTGAGCTGATCGAGCATGGCGATCTCTTCGGCAATCCGGACCGGATTGTTCATCGACACCAGCGGCCCCAGCACGGCGATCTTGGCCCGGCCCACGACCTGACTCAGGGCGGCGGCAAACACGGCCGCGTTGGGCGTTTGAAGCAGGGGCGTGTAGTGATGCTCCGAGCAGCTGACCCAGTCAAAGCCGAGTTCGTCGGCCAGTTTGGCCTGGGCCAGAGCCAGTCCGAGCGACTGCTGGCCGACCTCCGAGCGGAACAGGGCCGGCGGGGTTGGCCAGCCCCGGTGTTTGAAGGCTTCAACGACGCCTGCATGAGTCTGCCCTCCCCGGCACGCCCACAGAGTCACACACCACCCGCCTTGTCAACGTGTCGCACCGTGTGTCAAGTTTCGCCAATCCGTTTCCAGGAAGATTTGAATTAGTCTAATTTTTAGTCTAATCTCAGCCTCATGATTAAACTGAATATCCATCAGGCCAAAACCCACCTGTCCCGCTATCTGAAGGACATCGAAGCGGGAGAGACCATTCTGCTGTGCCGACATAACGTCCCTATAGCTGAAATTCGGCCCCTGCCCAAGCAGCGGAAAACACCGCGCCAGCTCGGGACGGCAAAAGGCAAAGTCGCAGTCCCGCCGGAGTTTTTCGAGCCTTTGCCGGAAGAGATTTTGCGGGCTTTTGAGGGAAGAGATTCATGAATGTGTTGGTGGATACCTGCACATTCTTATGGATGACGGACGATGCCCCGGAACTCTCTGCTCAGGCGCGTCTGACCGTCATAGACCCGGATAATGAAGTGTACCTGAGCGCTGTTTCGGCCTGGGAAATTGCAATCAAACACGCCCTCGGCAAGCTCCCCTTACCAGATCAACCAGGACAATTTATTCCTACCCAGCGAGCGCTGCTTGGACTGACAACCCTCCCCGTTGAAGAGGAAGCAGTGTTGGCTGTGGCCCGTCTTCCGACGCTACACCGAGACCCGTTCGACCGACTCCTGATATGCCAAGCGCTTACTCACGGTTTGGTGCTCGTCAGCCCTGATCCGTTCATGCAACAGTATCCAGTCCGAACGCTGTGGTAAGCGATGATGCTGAAAGGACGACCCCTATGACACGCCACACCGACACGGTCATTGACGCCGACGCCCATATCCTTGAGCCGCCCGACCTGTGGCAGCGCTACATCGACCCGGCCTTCCGCGACCGCCCGATCTGTATCAAAACCGACGAGCGCGGTCTGGAGTATCTGGAGATCGACGGCACGAGGTCCAAGCGCAACTCCGGGGGCATGCTGTTCGCCGTCGGCGGCTATGGCAAAAGTCCCCAGGAACTCATGCCCCGGCCGGACCGGACCTACGTCGGCACCGCCCCGCTGGGCGCCATGGACCCCCGTGAACGGCTGACCTACATGGACCAGGAGGGCGTGGACGCCTCGGTGCTGTACCCTTCCCTGGCCCTGCTGTGGGAACCCGAGGTCTTTGACGCCGCCCTGTGTGACGCCTACTGTCGGGCCTATAACCGCTGGATCGTCGATTTCTGCGCCGACTCCGTCGACCGCCTGATCCCCATCGCCCATATCTCGCTGGGCGATGTCGAGCGGGCCGTGGTCGAGCTGGAGCGCAGCGTCAAGGCCGGCGCGCGGGGCGCGTTTGTGGCTCCGCATACGATTAGCCGCGTCCCCCACGGTCATCCCGACCACGATCCGTTCTGGGCCAAGGCCGCCGAGCTGGGGGTGTCGATCGGCATTCACCCCACAATTGAGCCCAACCCGCCCATGGCTGCGGCCCACTTCGACGGCATGCGCGGCCAGAGCTGGTATTTTACGGTCATGTCATCCCTGGCCGTCCAGGCCGCTTTTACCACCCTGTTCCAGTACGGCACGTTTGAAAGATTCCCCGGCCTGAAACTGATTGTGCTGGAGTCGAGCGGGGGTTGGATCAGCGCCTGGCTCGAACGCATGGACGCCAAGTACGAGTCGATCGGGCGGTTCAGCAGAAAGATGACCCGGCCGCCCAGTCAGCTGTTCAAAGCCCAGTGTTGGATTTCGTGCGACCCAGACGAAAAGACAGTACCGGCCATCATCGATCTGGTTGGCGACGACCGCTTTTTCTGGGCCAGC
The DNA window shown above is from Desulfurellaceae bacterium and carries:
- a CDS encoding LLM class flavin-dependent oxidoreductase, whose product is MTLWACRGGQTHAGVVEAFKHRGWPTPPALFRSEVGQQSLGLALAQAKLADELGFDWVSCSEHHYTPLLQTPNAAVFAAALSQVVGRAKIAVLGPLVSMNNPVRIAEEIAMLDQLSGGRLVILFLRGTPNEFLAYGTNPDETRARTQEASLLITRALTEPQPFGWEGRYYRFRTVSVWPGAVQQPHPPLYYSGNSLESASFAAAHQLGLGVSFYPGHITAQMTGHYKQECAKHGWQPTPEQLLYRCFGVVAEDDAGAAELESRFFSGDGAANLFRGRGAAIPPPTQVQPGFGLGELRFCGSPDTVVRQITDFHETTGVGVLDIGFGGAGISLEEAERSMRLFATEVLPRVCHLGVAATAGA
- a CDS encoding type II toxin-antitoxin system Phd/YefM family antitoxin gives rise to the protein MIKLNIHQAKTHLSRYLKDIEAGETILLCRHNVPIAEIRPLPKQRKTPRQLGTAKGKVAVPPEFFEPLPEEILRAFEGRDS
- a CDS encoding type II toxin-antitoxin system VapC family toxin, with translation MNVLVDTCTFLWMTDDAPELSAQARLTVIDPDNEVYLSAVSAWEIAIKHALGKLPLPDQPGQFIPTQRALLGLTTLPVEEEAVLAVARLPTLHRDPFDRLLICQALTHGLVLVSPDPFMQQYPVRTLW
- a CDS encoding amidohydrolase; the protein is MTRHTDTVIDADAHILEPPDLWQRYIDPAFRDRPICIKTDERGLEYLEIDGTRSKRNSGGMLFAVGGYGKSPQELMPRPDRTYVGTAPLGAMDPRERLTYMDQEGVDASVLYPSLALLWEPEVFDAALCDAYCRAYNRWIVDFCADSVDRLIPIAHISLGDVERAVVELERSVKAGARGAFVAPHTISRVPHGHPDHDPFWAKAAELGVSIGIHPTIEPNPPMAAAHFDGMRGQSWYFTVMSSLAVQAAFTTLFQYGTFERFPGLKLIVLESSGGWISAWLERMDAKYESIGRFSRKMTRPPSQLFKAQCWISCDPDEKTVPAIIDLVGDDRFFWASDYPHSEAKPGVMDDLRDMVGLLKPEARAKLLGGNVAELYDITGRRTAAKG